In endosymbiont of unidentified scaly snail isolate Monju, the following are encoded in one genomic region:
- a CDS encoding thioredoxin family protein, with amino-acid sequence MSFRLFILILLLPALVLGSNGDEFSFDDTPLEEVIVHPDWFKESFLDLQDDLREAVDAGKAGIIVYFGQQRCAYCKKLMDTGFSEPDIVEYIRRHFDVIAIDIWSPEEVTLPDGRSMSQRDYAIALDTNFTPSLVFYDENGRIALRLRGYYPPYQLRAALEYVADDHYLKERFPDYLARGDSTLRFEGEPLIEEPFFDPPPYNLDRSRFPAAMPLVVFFEQGDCHACDVLHTEPLKRQVVLDALAPFQVVQLDMRADTAVVTPQGKATTAREWARELGLFYAPTLIFFDEQGREIIRIDSVIQFVRLRNVLNYVASKGYLQEPNFLQWAARTRRLPPAEPAQSQKRNR; translated from the coding sequence ATGTCATTCCGCCTGTTCATTCTCATCCTGCTCCTGCCCGCGCTGGTTCTCGGCAGCAACGGTGATGAATTCAGCTTCGACGACACTCCGCTCGAAGAGGTCATCGTTCATCCCGACTGGTTCAAGGAGAGCTTTCTCGACCTGCAGGACGACCTGCGCGAGGCAGTGGATGCCGGCAAGGCCGGCATCATCGTGTATTTCGGCCAGCAACGCTGCGCCTACTGCAAGAAGCTGATGGACACGGGCTTCAGCGAGCCGGACATCGTCGAGTACATCCGCCGTCATTTCGACGTGATCGCCATCGACATCTGGAGCCCCGAGGAGGTCACCCTGCCCGACGGGCGCAGCATGAGCCAGCGCGACTACGCTATCGCCCTGGACACCAACTTCACGCCATCACTGGTGTTCTACGACGAGAACGGGCGCATCGCCCTGCGCCTGCGTGGCTATTATCCGCCCTACCAGCTGCGCGCCGCACTGGAGTACGTGGCCGACGATCACTACCTGAAAGAGCGCTTCCCCGACTACCTGGCACGTGGCGATTCCACCCTGCGCTTCGAGGGCGAACCCCTGATCGAAGAGCCCTTCTTCGACCCACCGCCCTACAACCTGGATCGCAGCCGGTTTCCCGCGGCGATGCCACTGGTGGTGTTCTTCGAGCAGGGCGACTGCCACGCCTGCGACGTGCTGCACACCGAGCCACTGAAGCGTCAGGTGGTGCTCGATGCCCTCGCCCCCTTCCAGGTCGTCCAGCTCGACATGCGTGCCGACACGGCGGTGGTTACTCCCCAGGGAAAGGCCACCACCGCGCGCGAGTGGGCACGCGAACTCGGGCTGTTCTACGCCCCGACCCTGATCTTCTTCGACGAACAGGGCCGCGAGATCATCCGCATCGACTCGGTAATACAGTTCGTGCGCCTGCGCAATGTACTCAACTACGTGGCCAGCAAGGGCTATCTCCAGGAACCCAACTTCCTGCAATGGGCCGCGCGCACCCGCCGACTGCCCCCTGCAGAGCCGGCTCAGTCGCAGAAGCGGAACAGGTAG
- a CDS encoding GGDEF domain-containing protein: protein MAMPAYPMDRADELEAENQALRQLLHTLTSDAAYNEGVMRRFQERELALLGAQDLPDLIERLTIGLRSSFNLESVRLVLFDPYGVLEELLAALGAPACNIPHLFIEREVQQALDRYPDLHRPWLGPWVRRHQPFPAPANLRSEALLPLRQPDGLSGFLHLGASDPRRFHAGQGTDFLDHLARLAAVCLENAVNRERLRLSGLTDGLTGLYNRRHLDTRLAEEVSRARRHRLALSCLFIDADHFKRINDEHGHAAGDQVLIALAKRIRAAVTAKPVVTTDGVAIPVTVSIGVARLRGDTGTHPETAATRLIEEADAQAYRAKTAGRDRVCAADAPL from the coding sequence ATGGCCATGCCCGCATACCCCATGGACCGCGCCGACGAACTCGAGGCCGAAAACCAGGCCCTGCGCCAGCTGCTGCACACCCTCACCTCGGATGCCGCCTACAACGAGGGGGTGATGCGCCGCTTCCAGGAACGTGAACTGGCGCTGCTCGGCGCCCAGGATCTGCCGGATCTCATCGAGCGCCTCACCATCGGCCTGCGCAGTTCGTTCAACCTGGAGAGCGTGCGCCTGGTGCTGTTCGATCCCTACGGTGTGCTCGAGGAACTGCTCGCCGCGCTGGGTGCGCCGGCCTGCAACATCCCGCACCTGTTCATCGAACGCGAGGTACAGCAGGCACTCGATCGCTATCCCGACCTGCACCGTCCGTGGCTTGGCCCCTGGGTACGTCGCCACCAGCCGTTTCCCGCACCGGCCAACCTGCGCAGCGAGGCCCTGCTGCCGCTGCGCCAGCCCGACGGGCTCTCGGGCTTTCTGCATCTGGGCGCGAGCGACCCCCGCCGGTTCCACGCGGGCCAGGGCACCGACTTTCTCGACCACCTGGCGCGTCTCGCCGCGGTGTGCCTGGAGAACGCGGTGAACCGCGAACGCCTGCGCCTGAGCGGCCTCACCGACGGGTTGACCGGCCTCTACAATCGCCGCCACCTGGATACCCGCCTGGCCGAGGAAGTGAGCCGCGCACGTCGCCATCGCCTGGCCCTGTCCTGCCTGTTCATCGATGCCGACCATTTCAAGCGCATCAACGACGAGCACGGTCATGCCGCCGGCGACCAGGTGCTGATCGCCCTGGCCAAGCGCATCCGCGCCGCCGTCACCGCCAAACCCGTTGTCACCACCGACGGCGTGGCCATACCGGTCACCGTCTCCATCGGCGTCGCCAGGCTGCGCGGCGATACCGGAACGCACCCGGAGACCGCGGCGACACGCCTGATCGAAGAGGCCGATGCCCAGGCCTACCGCGCCAAGACCGCCGGGCGTGACCGGGTCTGCGCTGCCGACGCGCCGCTCTGA
- the mshL gene encoding pilus (MSHA type) biogenesis protein MshL: protein MRRLSITLITLLLAACQTPAPRQQATLPDIRQALKEGETAARSRPPTPPPEITAALIPPLKVELGQPEEQERRFDIQVVDAPAREFFMGLVAGTPWNMVVHPDVGGKISLDLKNVTIGEVMETLRNVYGYEYEQTASGFHVLPMRLQSRIYQINYLNVKRNGNSEMRVSSGQMTQNGGGGDTGDNGGNTETLPSSKVITKSASDFWSELRAGLRTLVGDGEGRSVVVSPQSGIVVVRAMPAEQREVAAYLRSLQSTLQRQVIIEAKIIEVQLDDGYRSGIDWGKLAGLPNNGLLTIGQTGGGSVLDSGSSGISGNPGNLDPAAYTAISGLAAQAFGGVFSAAIKTGSFAAFIELLKSQGQVQVLSSPRVATLNNQKAVIKVGQDDFFVTDVSTTTVTGATTTSTPDVTLTPFFSGIALDVTPQIDTRGGVTLHIHPSVSEVTDQSKTFTIDNKTQTLPLAQSRVRESDSIVYARSGEIVVIGELMQESRRNQRASVPGAGELPLLGSLFGHRREQASKSELVILLRPLVIDGPAAWRQDISATARRIDRLGRAPDGKEVF, encoded by the coding sequence ATGAGACGACTGTCGATCACCCTGATCACCCTGCTGCTGGCGGCCTGCCAGACCCCGGCCCCGCGCCAGCAGGCCACCCTGCCCGATATCCGTCAGGCCCTGAAAGAAGGCGAGACGGCGGCCCGGTCCAGGCCGCCGACGCCGCCCCCGGAGATCACCGCCGCGCTGATCCCGCCGCTGAAGGTCGAGCTGGGTCAGCCGGAAGAGCAGGAAAGACGCTTCGACATCCAGGTGGTCGATGCCCCCGCGCGCGAGTTCTTCATGGGCCTGGTGGCCGGCACCCCATGGAACATGGTGGTGCACCCCGATGTCGGCGGCAAGATCTCGCTCGATCTCAAGAACGTGACCATCGGCGAGGTGATGGAAACCCTGCGCAATGTCTATGGCTACGAATACGAGCAGACCGCCTCGGGCTTCCACGTGCTGCCGATGCGCCTGCAATCGCGTATCTATCAGATCAACTACCTGAACGTGAAACGCAACGGCAACTCCGAGATGCGTGTCAGTTCGGGACAGATGACCCAGAACGGGGGAGGCGGCGATACCGGCGACAACGGCGGCAACACCGAGACCCTGCCCTCGTCCAAGGTGATCACCAAGAGCGCCAGCGACTTCTGGAGCGAACTGCGCGCCGGGCTGCGCACCCTGGTCGGCGACGGCGAGGGCCGCTCGGTCGTGGTCTCGCCGCAGTCCGGCATCGTGGTGGTACGCGCCATGCCCGCCGAGCAACGCGAGGTCGCGGCCTACCTGCGCTCGCTGCAATCGACCCTGCAACGCCAGGTGATCATCGAGGCCAAGATCATCGAGGTGCAGCTCGACGACGGTTACCGCTCAGGCATCGACTGGGGCAAGCTGGCCGGCCTGCCCAACAACGGCCTGCTGACCATCGGCCAGACCGGTGGCGGCAGCGTGCTCGATTCGGGCAGCAGCGGCATCAGCGGCAATCCCGGCAACCTCGACCCGGCTGCCTACACCGCCATCAGCGGCCTGGCGGCACAGGCCTTCGGCGGGGTGTTCAGCGCGGCGATCAAGACCGGCAGCTTCGCCGCCTTCATCGAACTGCTGAAGTCGCAGGGACAGGTCCAGGTGCTGTCCAGCCCGCGCGTGGCCACGCTGAACAACCAGAAAGCGGTCATCAAGGTGGGACAGGACGACTTCTTCGTCACCGACGTGTCCACCACCACGGTGACCGGGGCCACCACCACCTCGACGCCCGACGTGACGCTCACGCCTTTCTTCTCGGGCATCGCCCTGGACGTGACCCCGCAGATCGATACCCGTGGCGGTGTCACCCTGCACATCCACCCCTCGGTCAGCGAAGTCACCGACCAATCCAAGACCTTCACCATCGACAACAAGACCCAGACCCTGCCGCTGGCGCAATCGCGGGTACGCGAATCCGACAGCATCGTCTATGCGCGCAGCGGCGAGATCGTGGTGATCGGGGAACTGATGCAGGAGAGCCGCCGCAACCAGCGCGCTTCGGTACCCGGCGCCGGGGAGCTGCCGCTGCTCGGCTCGTTGTTCGGCCACCGTCGCGAACAGGCCAGCAAGAGCGAGCTGGTGATCCTGCTGCGCCCCCTGGTGATCGACGGCCCGGCAGCCTGGCGCCAGGACATCTCGGCCACTGCGCGACGCATCGACAGACTGGGCCGCGCCCCGGACGGCAAGGAGGTGTTCTGA
- a CDS encoding ExeA family protein, producing MYEDFFGLREPPFSLTPDTSYFYADSGHLEALETLLTALQLGEGFIKLSGEVGTGKTLLCRMLLDALEADERFVTAYIPNPAITPAALRHALAAELGLGLPRNVGQHHLIEAINRHLLEQHRAGRQVVLIVDEAQALSHDCLEALRLLGNLETGKHKLLQVVLLGQPELDARLTRPELRQLAQRITFHYRLEALDADAVAGYLAHRLAVSGHEGKSLFSPGLARRLHRVSGGIPRLVNILAHKTLLAAYGEGCRRPRRRHLRRAIADTECLARRTPWARARGWAAALGASLAMAGLLWTTGIG from the coding sequence ATGTACGAAGACTTCTTCGGCCTGCGCGAGCCCCCCTTCTCGCTGACCCCGGATACCAGCTACTTCTATGCCGACAGCGGTCATCTGGAGGCACTGGAGACCCTGCTCACCGCCCTGCAACTGGGCGAGGGCTTCATCAAGCTCAGCGGCGAGGTGGGCACCGGCAAGACCCTGCTCTGCCGCATGCTGCTCGACGCCCTGGAGGCCGACGAGCGCTTCGTCACGGCCTACATCCCCAACCCGGCGATCACCCCGGCGGCACTGCGGCATGCCCTGGCCGCCGAACTGGGGCTCGGGCTGCCGCGCAACGTCGGCCAGCATCACCTGATCGAGGCGATCAACCGGCACCTGCTCGAACAACACCGGGCCGGCCGCCAGGTGGTACTTATCGTCGACGAAGCCCAGGCCCTGTCGCATGACTGCCTCGAGGCCCTGCGCCTGCTCGGCAACCTGGAGACCGGCAAGCACAAGTTGCTGCAGGTGGTGTTGCTGGGCCAACCGGAGCTCGATGCCCGCCTGACTCGTCCCGAACTGCGGCAACTGGCGCAACGCATCACCTTCCATTACCGGCTCGAAGCGCTGGATGCGGACGCGGTGGCCGGCTACCTGGCGCACCGCCTCGCGGTCTCGGGCCACGAGGGCAAGTCCCTGTTCAGCCCGGGCCTGGCGCGCCGCCTGCACCGGGTCAGCGGCGGCATCCCCCGGCTGGTCAACATCCTGGCCCACAAGACCCTGCTCGCCGCCTATGGCGAAGGATGCCGGCGACCACGCCGCCGTCACCTGCGACGCGCCATCGCCGACACCGAGTGCCTGGCTCGGCGCACGCCCTGGGCACGGGCGCGTGGCTGGGCCGCGGCACTCGGCGCCTCGCTGGCCATGGCCGGCCTGCTCTGGACCACGGGGATCGGCTGA
- a CDS encoding tetratricopeptide repeat protein, with product MSLLNQVLRDLENRPLPDAARPALRLATASPAAAAGGGRRRLAAWLTVGGLIVAGGLAFWWWTQARQAPAPVQVLRPTEPPAPVQAAAAEPAPSPAPVASPRQTPSANSPSSTPKMARTKAPEKAPAPAAPEAPSADYLPLRISEAETPPPTRPAHRPAPRKAKAASRLPTRLRKTPAPAPLAQIRRLIAQGELSLAEERLRQRLRAAPSDRAAHQLLVGLLLRGEHRDEALAQIERSLARLGNDDKLVLLRARLLVDQGQAKAALRDLETLLARHPDDRAAMRLAAALYRQQGETRRAGRLYQRLTALPGAEARDWLGLALSLDEYDPALARVAWQRVLTAPGLTAAVRDYARQRLEDRP from the coding sequence ATGAGCCTGCTCAACCAGGTACTGCGCGACTTGGAGAACCGGCCCCTGCCCGATGCGGCACGGCCGGCCCTGCGTCTGGCGACCGCCTCCCCGGCAGCGGCAGCCGGGGGTGGCCGACGGCGTCTGGCTGCCTGGCTCACCGTCGGCGGGCTGATAGTCGCCGGCGGGCTGGCGTTCTGGTGGTGGACCCAGGCCCGGCAGGCCCCTGCCCCGGTACAGGTGCTGCGCCCGACCGAGCCACCAGCACCGGTTCAGGCAGCGGCAGCGGAACCCGCGCCCTCCCCGGCCCCGGTCGCTAGTCCCCGCCAAACACCATCGGCGAACAGCCCGTCCAGCACACCGAAGATGGCAAGGACCAAGGCACCCGAAAAGGCGCCTGCGCCAGCGGCACCGGAAGCGCCCTCGGCCGACTATCTGCCGTTGCGCATCAGCGAGGCGGAGACACCGCCCCCGACCCGGCCGGCCCACCGCCCCGCGCCGAGGAAGGCAAAGGCGGCTTCCCGCCTGCCGACGCGGCTGCGCAAGACCCCGGCGCCCGCCCCCCTGGCGCAGATCCGCCGGCTGATCGCACAGGGCGAACTCAGCCTCGCCGAGGAACGCCTGCGCCAGCGGCTGCGCGCGGCCCCGTCCGACCGCGCGGCGCACCAGTTGCTGGTGGGGCTGTTGCTGCGCGGCGAGCACCGCGACGAGGCACTTGCGCAGATCGAGCGCAGCCTCGCCCGCCTCGGGAACGACGACAAGCTGGTCCTGCTGCGTGCTCGCCTGCTGGTCGATCAGGGCCAGGCAAAAGCCGCCTTGCGTGACCTCGAGACCCTGCTCGCGCGTCACCCTGATGACCGCGCAGCAATGCGCCTGGCCGCGGCCCTCTATCGGCAACAGGGCGAGACCCGTCGCGCCGGCCGCCTGTATCAGCGCCTCACGGCGCTGCCTGGTGCCGAGGCCCGCGACTGGCTGGGCCTGGCACTGAGCCTGGATGAATATGACCCCGCACTGGCACGTGTCGCCTGGCAGCGTGTGCTGACAGCCCCGGGACTGACTGCTGCGGTACGCGACTATGCGCGCCAACGCCTGGAGGACCGCCCATGA
- a CDS encoding GspE/PulE family protein, translating to MTTQAPAGASPLRKMRLGDLLVRHGVITEEQLQDALSAQKRSGRKLGATLVELGLLTEQRLLEFLSRQLQIPLLDLSKQQVDPEIARKLPETIARRYRVLLLEEGERDVLLAMADPTDLFAQDEVARLLHKRVRQAVVRESQLIEALDRLYRGDSDLSDLAGELHEELSQADVDLDEMLQSSDVDEAPVFRLLQRLFEDALHAKASDIHIEPEEKLLRIRMRIDGVLQEQVMNEVRVGHRHLDVRLSTMPVAAGESVVMRLLDQSGGILSLEQLGMPAEVGERVRKLIRTPHGLLLVTGPTGSGKTTTLYAALNELNTPQTKIITVEDPIEYRLPRVNQVQVHEQIGLTFARVLRTALRQDPDVILVGEMRDLETAQIGLRAAITGHFVLSTLHTNSSVDTISRLLDMGAPGYLMATALQAVLAQRLVRRVCPDCAVPCTPDEHEQAWLAANHPQADLSGLRRGEGCNHCNHTGYRGRVGVYELLEIRGSLLEALRRQDIDGFARAARETPGFVTLSQRALQLATQGITSLPEVMRISSVQEH from the coding sequence ATGACCACACAGGCACCGGCCGGCGCCAGCCCCCTGCGCAAGATGCGCCTGGGCGACTTGCTGGTGCGCCACGGGGTGATCACCGAGGAGCAGTTGCAGGACGCGCTGAGTGCGCAGAAGCGCAGTGGACGCAAGCTGGGGGCAACCCTCGTCGAGCTGGGCCTCCTGACCGAGCAGCGCCTGCTCGAATTCCTCTCGCGCCAGCTGCAGATCCCCCTGCTCGACCTCTCGAAACAGCAGGTCGACCCCGAGATCGCGCGCAAGCTGCCCGAGACCATCGCCCGCCGCTACCGGGTACTGCTGCTCGAAGAAGGCGAGCGCGACGTCCTGCTGGCCATGGCCGATCCCACCGACCTGTTCGCTCAGGACGAGGTAGCGCGCCTGCTGCACAAGCGGGTGCGCCAGGCCGTGGTCCGCGAATCCCAGCTCATCGAGGCACTGGACCGACTCTATCGGGGCGATAGCGACCTGAGCGATCTGGCTGGCGAGCTGCACGAAGAGCTGAGCCAGGCCGATGTCGATCTCGACGAAATGCTGCAATCGTCCGACGTGGACGAAGCCCCGGTGTTCCGCCTGTTGCAGCGCCTGTTCGAGGACGCCCTGCACGCCAAGGCCTCGGACATCCACATCGAGCCCGAGGAGAAGCTGCTGCGCATCCGCATGCGCATCGACGGCGTGCTCCAGGAACAGGTCATGAACGAGGTGCGCGTCGGCCACCGGCACCTGGATGTACGCCTCTCGACCATGCCGGTGGCCGCCGGCGAGTCGGTGGTGATGCGTCTGCTCGACCAGAGCGGCGGCATCCTCTCGCTGGAGCAGCTGGGCATGCCTGCCGAGGTGGGCGAGCGGGTGCGCAAACTGATCCGCACGCCGCACGGCCTGCTGCTGGTCACCGGCCCCACCGGCAGCGGCAAGACCACCACCCTGTATGCCGCACTCAACGAGCTGAACACCCCGCAGACCAAGATTATCACCGTCGAGGACCCCATCGAATACCGCCTGCCGCGCGTCAACCAGGTTCAGGTGCACGAACAGATCGGCCTGACCTTCGCACGCGTGCTGCGCACCGCCCTGCGCCAGGACCCGGACGTGATCCTGGTCGGCGAGATGCGCGATCTCGAGACCGCTCAGATCGGCCTGCGCGCAGCCATCACCGGCCACTTCGTGCTCTCCACCCTGCATACCAACAGCTCGGTGGACACCATCAGCCGCCTGCTCGACATGGGCGCACCGGGCTACCTGATGGCCACTGCCCTGCAAGCGGTGCTGGCACAGCGCCTGGTACGCCGGGTCTGCCCGGACTGCGCCGTACCCTGTACACCCGACGAGCACGAACAGGCCTGGCTGGCGGCCAATCACCCACAAGCGGACCTCTCCGGCCTGCGTCGCGGCGAGGGCTGCAACCATTGCAACCACACCGGCTATCGCGGGCGGGTGGGCGTCTATGAACTGCTGGAGATCCGCGGAAGCCTGCTCGAGGCCCTGCGCCGCCAGGACATCGACGGCTTTGCGCGCGCTGCACGCGAGACACCGGGCTTTGTCACCCTGTCGCAGCGCGCCCTGCAACTGGCCACGCAGGGCATCACCAGCCTGCCCGAGGTGATGCGCATCAGCAGCGTCCAGGAGCACTGA